The following is a genomic window from Opitutus sp. GAS368.
AGAAGATGGATCTGCCCGACGGCTCCGTCGTGCAGCTGAACACCGACAGCGCGATCGACGTCCAGTATACCGCCGGCGAGCGGCGCGTGCGGCTCGTGCGCGGCGAAGCTCATTTCGCCGTCGCGAAGAATCCCGACCGCCCCTTCATCGTCAGCGCCGGCCAGGTGGCCGTGCGCGCGGTGGGCACGGCCTTCAACGTCCGCTTGCGTTCCTCCGCCGTCGAGGTGCTCGTCACCGAGGGCAAGGTGCAGGTGAACGACAGCGTGCAGGGCGGCTCGCTGCTCATGGCGCGCGCCGAGGAGCCGACCCCGCTGCTCGTGGCGGGCGAGCGCGCCACCATTCCCCTGCAGGCCGTCACCGGCCGCGCGGCCGCCGCCGTGGCGCCGGTCGCGCCGGCGGAGGTCGAGCGGGCGCTCGCCTGGCAGGAGCGCCGGCTCGAATTCGAGGATGTGCCGCTGGCCGAGGTCGTGGCGGAATTCAACCGCTACAACACCCATCAGCTCGTGATCGACGATCCCCGGCTCGAGACACGGCGCTTCGGCGGGACCTTCCGGGCCGACGGTTACCCGGCGTTCGTGCGCCTGCTGGAGACGACCTTCGGCGTCACCGCCGAGCGCAGCGAGGACCGGACGATGCTCCGGCTCAAGTGACCGCTCCCGGCTCCGGCCGGGAAATATTTTTAGATGTTTTCGTGATCCAGACCGTCTTCCTCATTGCCGGCGGATTACCCCGTCAAACGATCCCCGGTCTTTCACCCCATGACCAAGCACCTTACGTCCTGCCGGCCCGCGGGCCGGCGTTCCCCCCGTATTTTCCAGGCGGTGTTCACCGTCCTGTTGGCCCTCGCGCTGTCGGCCGGGCTCGGCGCCGCCGAGCCGGTCCGCAAGGACTACGATCTCCCCGCGGCGGCCGCGGCCGCCGCGCTCAAGCAGTTCTCCGCGCAGTCCGGCGAACAGCTCTTGTTTTCCGCCGACGCGGTCGCCGGCGTGACGACCCAGCCCGTCAAGGGACGGTTCACCGCCCGCGAGGCGCTCGACCGTCTGGTCGCCGGCACCAACCTGATCGTGCAGCAGGACGAGCGCACCGGCGCGCTGGCCGTGACCCGCAAGGCCCCGGCTGAAAACAAGCCGGCCCCCGCCCCGAAGGCCGCCGCCAAGGGCGAGGACAGCCCCGTCCTGCTCGAGAAGTTCGTCGTCACCGGCTCGAACATCCACCGGCTCGACCAGGAAAGAGTCCTGCCCCTCACCGTCATCACCCCGGCGGACATGGCGATCCGCGACGCGTCGCAGCCGTCGGATTTGCTGCAGGCGTTGCCCATGGTCACGGGGTTGCCCGGAAACGAGACGGCGTTTGCCACCCAGAATGCACGCGGGGACAATGCCTCGGTGTCGTTGCGCGGCCTGGTTTCAGGCAATACGCTGATTCTGCTCAATGGGCGCCGGCTCGTGCCGCACCCGATCAGTCAAAGCGAAGGCACGGTGATCGCCCTTTCCACCAACGTAAATCAATTGCCCAACCGCGGCCTGGCCAGCGTGGAGGTGCTGCGCGACGGGGCCTCGTCAATTTACGGAACCGACGCGGTTGCCGGCGTGGTGAACTACATCACCCAGACCCGTTTTACCGGAACCGAGCTGGCGTTGCATTACGGGGAAACCAGTTACCACGACGGCAAGGAGGTGCGCGCCACGCTCACCCATGGGCTCGATTTCGCCAACAACAAGGGACACTTCCTGATCATTGCCGACTTCTATGACCGGCAGGCGATCTACCAGCGCGACCGGCCTTTCGATCCGACGGGAGACCTCACCGGGGTGGCCCCGGCCCCGTGGAATGTCCCGACCGACACCACCTTTAATTTTCGCTCAACCTCGAGCGCCTACGGCAGCTACCTGACGGGCATGGTCACCGCCACCGACCAATACGGGACCGTCACGACTTTCTCGCGCATTGTGCCCAATGCCCTTCAGGCCACGCTCATGAACCCGACTTCGGGGCTGTTTGCCATCGTCCCGGTGACCGGCAGCCAGCCGGTGATCGCGAAAGCCACTCCGACCCGCGCCGCCAGCGGGCCGGGCTTCGACTACTTTTGGAACAGCAATGTCTACCGGGTGATCCAGCCGCAATCCACGCGAGGCAACATCTTCACGGGCACCACCTATGAGCTCAACGACCGGATCACCGCCTTTGCGGACCTGAGCCTGTATCGGGCCCATTCTTATACCTATCGCGAGCCCGATACCTATTCGGCGAGCTCGGATGGATTCCTCATTGTCCCGACGACGAATCCCTACAATCCGTTTGGCACGCGATTCTGGGATCCCGCCGGCGCGCCCAATGCCGACGGCACACCGCGGCTTACGGGCACGCCCCTGGCCGTGTCCATCACCAACAAGCGGTTCGAAGACCTCGCCACCCGCCTGGACACCGTGACCGACTCGGTCTATCGCGGCTTGGTCGGACTGCGGGGCAAGGTGGCGGATTCCTGGAATTGGGAATCGGCCGCGCTCTGGTCGGAAGGCCGCGCCACCGAATATGAGGCGGGATCCACGCGGCGGAGCCTGCTCAAGGCGGCGATCAACCAAACCGATCCGACCCTGGCGTTCAATCCGTTCGAAAAGACCTTCGCCGTCCAAAACGGCACCATCGCCGTCACCGGCGAAGCGCAAAACCCGGAGAGCGTGATCGCCACGTTTCGCGCGCCTTACATCCGCAGCGGAACCACCAAACTGGGCAGCGGGGACTTCAAGGCTTCCGGGGAGATCTATCCCATCTGGGGCGGCAACATCATCAGTGGCGCGTTCGGCGGCGAATTTCGCTACGAGTCGTATGACGACGTTCGCCCTCCGTTTGTCGGCCTGAGTCCGGCCGGCTCGGGCCTGAATCCCACCCTGGGGGACTTTGTCTCCGCCTCGTCGCGACCGGATACGCACGGGCAACGGCACGTCGCGGCCGCCTATGCCGAGTCGGTGATACCCCTGCTGAACAGCGAGCATGCCTTGCCTCTGGTCCACGCACTGGAATTGACGGCCTCGGCCAGATTCGAGCGGTATTCGGATTTTGGTTCCACGGTTAAGCCAAAATATGGACTCAATTGGAAACCGGCACCGTGGATGATGGTCCGGGCCTCATACAACGAGGGCTTCCATGCCCCCAATCTCGCCGAATTGTTCACCGGCAGCCAGATCAGCAAAAACCTCGGCGCCAAGGACACCTACCGCGCAAATGTCACGCAACTTGCGACGGATTCCTCAACCACCCTTAACGTCATCTCGTCCGGCAATAGCAGCCTCAGGCCGGAGAAGTCGGTGGGCAAATCCGGCGGCATCGTCATCGATGTGCCGCGGATCACCGGGCTCTCGCTCTCGGTCGACTACTGGGAGATCCGGCAAAAGGACGTGATCGCCTCCGGGGGCGGGATCCCCGATGATACCGCGGCCCTCCTCAACGCCACGCAGGCGGCGCTGGCGGCCGGGCAGAATATCAACTCGATTGACCTGGGCTCCGGAACCCTCAACTACAAAGGCGACGCCTCCGTCGTGCGCCTTCCGGTCACCCAGGCGGACAAGGATCTTTTCGCGGCCTACAACGCCACTCAGCCGCCCGGCAACCAGCGGGCCGTGGTCGGGGCCATCAACTACACCCTGGCCAGTTATTTCAACAAGGCGGAGCAGTTCGTGAACGGCTTCGATTTCGATCTCAACTATCGGCTGCCAAGGATGGCGCTCGGCAATTTCACGTTCGATACGGCCTGGACGCTGCTAAACTCCTTTTATTCATACAATGCCGCGGGCGCTCCCCGCACCGAATTGCGGGACAGCAACGGGGTGGCCGTGGGTGGCGCAACGCCGCGCTGGCGTGGAACCGTGACGCTCAGATGGCAACACCGGCACTGGGGAGCAGGCGTGGGCATGTATTATACGGGCAGCTTCACCGATGTTGCGGCGACGACCTCCCAGACCACTTATGATTCACTGGGCGATCCCGGCTATATCCGCCCGGTGTTTTCCAATGGCGCTTACAGTTATCGTTATGTCGTGCACGATTCAGAATCGTATAACGTAAACCTGAGCTATCACTTCACCTCGAAAAACCGGTGGCTGAACGATACGGAATTTCGCCTCGGCATTAACAACGTGCTCAACACCAAGCCGCCGCTGAGCGCCAATTCGATCGGCTATGATCCCACGGTCTACAATGTCATGGCCCGGGGCCGCACCTTTTCGTTTCAAATTACGAAAAAGCTCTAGGGCCTCGTCAGAAACTGTGGTCGCCGTGACCATAAAGTCCGCGCCCGGGCTTCTTTCCTAATGCGCGTTCAGGTGCCGTTCAGTCTCGATTCAGGCGACCCGGGCCTAATGCTCGGTTTCACCCCGGCCCCATGAAACGCTTTCTTCCCAACCTCTACGTCCAGGTCCTCCTGGCGATCCTCGCCGGCGTGCTGCTCGGCTGGCAGAATCCGGCGCTCGGCGCCCAGCTCAAGCCGCTGGGCGACGCGTTCATCAAGCTCATCCGGATGCTGATCGGCCCGATCATCTTCACGACCGTGGTCGGGGGGATCGCCGGCATGAACGACATGAAGAAGGTCGGGCGGGTGGGGCTGAAGGCGCTCATCTACTTCGAGGTCATCACGACCGTGGCGCTCGTCATCGGCCTCATCGTGGTCAACTGGATGCAGCCCGGCGCCGGCATCAACGCCGATCCCGCCACCCTCGACGCCAAGGCCGTCGCGACCTACACGACCGCGGCCAGCCACCTCAGCTGGGTCGACTGGCTGTTGCACATCATCCCGGACACCTTTGTCAGCGCCTTCGCGGAGGGGGACCTGCTCCAGGTGCTGTTGATCGCCGTGTTGTCCGGTTTCGCGCTGGCAAAACTGGGCGAGCGCGGCCGGCCGGTGCTCGACCTGCTGCACCAGGTTTCACACGTGTTCTTCGGCATCGTGGGATTCGTCACAAAGGTGGCACCCGTCGCCGCCTTCGGCGCCATGGCCTTCACCGTCGGCAAATACGGCCTCGGGTCGCTGCTCTCGCTCGGGAAGCTGATGCTGTGCGTCTATCTCACCTGCGGGCTCTTCGTCTTTGTCGTCCTCGGGCTCGTCGCCCGGGTGCACGGCTTCAGCCTCTGGCGCCTGCTGGTCTGGATCAAGGAGGAGATCCTGATCGTGCTCGGTACCTCGTCCTCGGAAAGCGTGCTGCCGCGCATGATGCTGCGCATGGAAGAAATCGGCTGCGCCCGGCCGATCGTCGGCATCGTCCTGCCGGCCGGCTACTCCTTCAATCTCGACGGCACCTGCATCTACCTGACGATGGCCGCGATGTTCGTGGCGCAGGCGACCAACACGTCGCTGACCCTGGCGCAGGAGCTCGGCATCCTCGC
Proteins encoded in this region:
- a CDS encoding FecR domain-containing protein; this translates as MNSSSSTPPLKGPEADAIEATAAVWLGRRDRGMSEAETATFIRWLQQDARHAEVFAELDDTWKSFNRLRVARPAGMGRPDADLLAPRRRRHRVLWACAALTAAAAVVFLALAWPRVPGANLHRNVVTAVGAFQKMDLPDGSVVQLNTDSAIDVQYTAGERRVRLVRGEAHFAVAKNPDRPFIVSAGQVAVRAVGTAFNVRLRSSAVEVLVTEGKVQVNDSVQGGSLLMARAEEPTPLLVAGERATIPLQAVTGRAAAAVAPVAPAEVERALAWQERRLEFEDVPLAEVVAEFNRYNTHQLVIDDPRLETRRFGGTFRADGYPAFVRLLETTFGVTAERSEDRTMLRLK
- a CDS encoding TonB-dependent receptor, producing MTKHLTSCRPAGRRSPRIFQAVFTVLLALALSAGLGAAEPVRKDYDLPAAAAAAALKQFSAQSGEQLLFSADAVAGVTTQPVKGRFTAREALDRLVAGTNLIVQQDERTGALAVTRKAPAENKPAPAPKAAAKGEDSPVLLEKFVVTGSNIHRLDQERVLPLTVITPADMAIRDASQPSDLLQALPMVTGLPGNETAFATQNARGDNASVSLRGLVSGNTLILLNGRRLVPHPISQSEGTVIALSTNVNQLPNRGLASVEVLRDGASSIYGTDAVAGVVNYITQTRFTGTELALHYGETSYHDGKEVRATLTHGLDFANNKGHFLIIADFYDRQAIYQRDRPFDPTGDLTGVAPAPWNVPTDTTFNFRSTSSAYGSYLTGMVTATDQYGTVTTFSRIVPNALQATLMNPTSGLFAIVPVTGSQPVIAKATPTRAASGPGFDYFWNSNVYRVIQPQSTRGNIFTGTTYELNDRITAFADLSLYRAHSYTYREPDTYSASSDGFLIVPTTNPYNPFGTRFWDPAGAPNADGTPRLTGTPLAVSITNKRFEDLATRLDTVTDSVYRGLVGLRGKVADSWNWESAALWSEGRATEYEAGSTRRSLLKAAINQTDPTLAFNPFEKTFAVQNGTIAVTGEAQNPESVIATFRAPYIRSGTTKLGSGDFKASGEIYPIWGGNIISGAFGGEFRYESYDDVRPPFVGLSPAGSGLNPTLGDFVSASSRPDTHGQRHVAAAYAESVIPLLNSEHALPLVHALELTASARFERYSDFGSTVKPKYGLNWKPAPWMMVRASYNEGFHAPNLAELFTGSQISKNLGAKDTYRANVTQLATDSSTTLNVISSGNSSLRPEKSVGKSGGIVIDVPRITGLSLSVDYWEIRQKDVIASGGGIPDDTAALLNATQAALAAGQNINSIDLGSGTLNYKGDASVVRLPVTQADKDLFAAYNATQPPGNQRAVVGAINYTLASYFNKAEQFVNGFDFDLNYRLPRMALGNFTFDTAWTLLNSFYSYNAAGAPRTELRDSNGVAVGGATPRWRGTVTLRWQHRHWGAGVGMYYTGSFTDVAATTSQTTYDSLGDPGYIRPVFSNGAYSYRYVVHDSESYNVNLSYHFTSKNRWLNDTEFRLGINNVLNTKPPLSANSIGYDPTVYNVMARGRTFSFQITKKL
- a CDS encoding dicarboxylate/amino acid:cation symporter, whose product is MKRFLPNLYVQVLLAILAGVLLGWQNPALGAQLKPLGDAFIKLIRMLIGPIIFTTVVGGIAGMNDMKKVGRVGLKALIYFEVITTVALVIGLIVVNWMQPGAGINADPATLDAKAVATYTTAASHLSWVDWLLHIIPDTFVSAFAEGDLLQVLLIAVLSGFALAKLGERGRPVLDLLHQVSHVFFGIVGFVTKVAPVAAFGAMAFTVGKYGLGSLLSLGKLMLCVYLTCGLFVFVVLGLVARVHGFSLWRLLVWIKEEILIVLGTSSSESVLPRMMLRMEEIGCARPIVGIVLPAGYSFNLDGTCIYLTMAAMFVAQATNTSLTLAQELGILAVLLITSKGAAGVTGSGFVTLAATLGVVGHIPVAGIALLLGVDRFMSEARALTNLCGNAVAMVVVAMWEGEFDRTKGARILRRPPSSAL